The Claveliimonas bilis genome window below encodes:
- the rfbC gene encoding dTDP-4-dehydrorhamnose 3,5-epimerase: MGQIKVEKNAGGIEGLCVIEPAVHGDARGYFMETYNQRDMEEAGLTMQFVQDNQSCSSKGVLRGLHFQKEFPQGKLVRVIKGAVFDVAVDLRSDSKTYGKWFGIELTEENKKQFYIPEGFAHGFLVLSDVAEFCYKCTDFYHPGDEGGLAWNDPEIGITWPSLEGEYKGSASGEGYHLEDGTKLNLSDKDQLWRGLKDTFHF; encoded by the coding sequence ATGGGACAGATCAAAGTAGAAAAGAACGCTGGCGGCATTGAGGGCCTGTGCGTGATCGAGCCGGCCGTTCACGGCGATGCCAGAGGCTATTTCATGGAGACATACAATCAAAGAGATATGGAAGAGGCGGGGCTTACCATGCAGTTTGTCCAGGACAATCAGTCCTGTTCTTCCAAAGGTGTTTTGAGAGGGCTTCATTTCCAGAAAGAGTTTCCCCAGGGAAAACTTGTCAGAGTGATCAAGGGCGCTGTCTTTGATGTTGCGGTGGATTTAAGAAGCGACAGCAAAACGTATGGAAAATGGTTCGGCATCGAGCTGACAGAAGAAAATAAAAAACAGTTTTATATTCCGGAAGGCTTTGCCCATGGCTTCCTGGTATTGAGCGATGTGGCAGAATTTTGTTATAAATGTACAGATTTCTATCATCCGGGCGATGAGGGCGGACTTGCCTGGAACGATCCTGAGATCGGCATTACCTGGCCGTCTCTGGAGGGAGAGTATAAGGGAAGCGCTTCCGGGGAAGGTTATCATCTGGAAGATGGCACAAAGCTGAATTTAAGCGACAAGGATCAGCTCTGGAGGGGGCTTAAGGATACGTTCCACTTCTAG
- a CDS encoding DUF6941 family protein: MVEVKNFLYCLNINTADGRTDIVGILTAITPEYIPGLFSFSINFTLLNLTEGEHEVTIKFKNPENEIITSIDNVKLDYKKDENSNLPEQYLGINVAAGLQNVDFKKSGVYSTQVIVDGIDMGNFKIFAKGKNEE; the protein is encoded by the coding sequence ATGGTTGAAGTTAAAAATTTCTTATATTGTTTAAATATTAATACGGCAGATGGAAGGACTGATATTGTAGGAATCCTGACTGCAATAACCCCTGAATATATACCAGGATTATTTTCCTTTTCTATCAATTTTACACTTTTGAATTTGACTGAAGGGGAGCATGAAGTTACGATTAAATTCAAAAATCCGGAAAACGAAATAATAACCTCAATTGATAATGTTAAACTGGACTATAAAAAAGATGAGAATAGTAACCTTCCGGAACAATATTTGGGAATTAACGTGGCGGCTGGTCTTCAGAATGTTGATTTCAAAAAATCCGGTGTATATTCTACACAAGTTATTGTAGATGGAATAGATATGGGGAATTTTAAAATATTTGCCAAGGGAAAGAATGAGGAGTAA
- a CDS encoding MerR family transcriptional regulator, whose protein sequence is MKKPGYYSSGEFARMAGVTLRTIRYYDKQNILKPSLVTEAGARFYTDEDFARLQQILLLKYLGFSLDDIREMTFADADYHFLLNSLNIQLKLVQDRIEKMQLMERAIQDTEEEVRATHTVDWNRMLNLIHLTGMEESLKKQYQNASNISARISLHSLYSQNKQGWFPWIFHQLGLKPKMKVLEIGCGDGALWKSNMQNIPDEVEITLSDVSEGMLRDARRELGGEDQRFIFQAFDCHKLPYESETFDIVIANHVLFYCQDIPKVCREVKRVLKQGGVFVCSTYGNRHMKEVSLLVQEFDNRIVLSADRLYERFGMENGREILEKCFQEVEWRLYEDSLLVTEAEALISYILSCHGNQAQYIGERYTEFRSFVKEKTEDGFYITKEAGIFLCENR, encoded by the coding sequence ATGAAAAAACCAGGTTATTATTCTTCCGGAGAGTTTGCCCGCATGGCAGGCGTTACTCTAAGGACAATCCGTTATTATGATAAACAGAATATCTTAAAGCCCTCGCTTGTGACAGAAGCGGGGGCTCGTTTCTATACAGACGAAGATTTTGCCCGGCTTCAGCAGATTCTCCTGCTGAAATATTTAGGCTTTTCTTTGGATGATATCCGGGAAATGACATTTGCGGATGCAGATTATCATTTTCTGTTGAACTCTTTAAATATTCAGCTGAAGCTGGTTCAGGACCGTATTGAGAAGATGCAGCTCATGGAGAGGGCTATTCAAGATACAGAAGAAGAAGTCCGGGCGACGCACACAGTGGACTGGAATAGGATGCTGAATCTGATTCACTTAACAGGCATGGAAGAAAGCCTGAAGAAGCAGTATCAGAATGCCTCAAATATTTCAGCCAGAATTAGCCTGCATAGCCTGTATTCTCAAAATAAGCAGGGATGGTTTCCTTGGATTTTTCATCAGCTTGGTTTGAAACCTAAAATGAAGGTGTTGGAAATTGGCTGTGGAGATGGCGCGCTTTGGAAAAGTAATATGCAAAATATCCCGGATGAAGTAGAAATTACTCTTTCTGACGTGTCAGAGGGAATGCTCCGGGATGCAAGAAGAGAGCTTGGCGGAGAAGATCAAAGATTTATTTTCCAGGCATTTGACTGCCATAAGCTTCCTTATGAATCTGAAACTTTTGATATTGTGATAGCAAATCACGTGCTTTTTTACTGTCAGGACATTCCAAAGGTATGCAGGGAAGTAAAGAGAGTTCTGAAACAAGGGGGAGTTTTTGTCTGCAGCACATATGGAAATCGGCATATGAAAGAAGTGAGCCTTCTTGTACAGGAATTTGATAATCGGATTGTTTTGTCGGCAGACAGGCTTTACGAAAGATTTGGTATGGAAAATGGCCGCGAAATCTTAGAAAAGTGTTTTCAAGAGGTAGAATGGCGATTATATGAAGATAGTCTTTTGGTAACGGAGGCAGAAGCTTTAATTTCTTATATTCTCTCCTGTCATGGAAACCAGGCACAGTATATCGGAGAGCGGTATACAGAGTTTCGCTCTTTTGTGAAAGAGAAGACAGAGGATGGTTTTTATATAACGAAGGAAGCAGGGATTTTTCTATGTGAAAATAGATGA
- the rfbB gene encoding dTDP-glucose 4,6-dehydratase — MNIIVTGGAGFIGSNFIFHMLNKYPDYRIICLDCLTYAGNLSTLAPVMDNPNFRFVKESITDREAVYKLFEEEHPDMVVNFAAESHVDRSIENPEVFLDTNIKGTAVLMDACRKYGIQRYHQVSTDEVYGDLPLDRPDLFFTEETPIHTSSPYSSSKAGADLLVLAYHRTYGLPVTISRCSNNYGPYHFPEKLIPLMIANALNDKPLPVYGKGENVRDWLYVEDHCKAIDLIIHKGRVGEVYNIGGHNEMKNIDIVKIICKELGKPESLITYVEDRKGHDMRYAIDPTKIHNELGWLPETKFADGIKKTIQWYLDNKEWWETIISGEYQNYYEKMYGNRKEME; from the coding sequence ATGAACATTATCGTTACCGGCGGAGCCGGCTTTATTGGAAGCAATTTTATTTTTCACATGTTAAACAAATACCCGGACTACCGGATTATTTGTCTGGATTGTCTGACCTATGCAGGAAACTTATCTACACTGGCGCCTGTTATGGATAATCCTAACTTCCGTTTTGTAAAGGAGAGTATTACAGACCGTGAAGCTGTCTATAAACTTTTTGAAGAGGAACATCCGGACATGGTGGTAAACTTTGCGGCAGAGAGCCATGTAGACCGCTCTATTGAAAACCCGGAAGTATTTCTTGACACAAATATTAAAGGAACTGCAGTTTTAATGGATGCCTGCAGAAAATACGGAATCCAGAGATATCATCAGGTATCTACAGATGAGGTTTACGGAGATCTGCCTCTGGACCGCCCGGATCTCTTCTTTACAGAAGAGACACCGATCCACACAAGCAGCCCGTACAGCTCGTCCAAAGCAGGCGCTGACCTTCTTGTACTGGCTTATCACAGGACATATGGACTTCCGGTTACCATCAGCAGATGTTCCAATAATTATGGACCCTATCATTTCCCGGAGAAGCTGATTCCGCTTATGATCGCCAATGCACTGAATGACAAGCCGCTTCCGGTTTACGGGAAAGGGGAAAATGTCCGCGACTGGCTTTATGTAGAAGATCACTGCAAGGCAATTGACCTGATCATTCACAAAGGCCGTGTGGGAGAAGTTTACAACATCGGCGGACATAATGAAATGAAAAATATTGATATCGTGAAGATTATCTGTAAAGAGCTTGGCAAGCCGGAAAGCCTGATCACTTATGTGGAAGACAGAAAAGGCCACGATATGCGTTACGCTATTGACCCGACTAAGATCCATAATGAGCTTGGATGGCTGCCGGAGACAAAGTTTGCAGATGGAATTAAGAAGACGATCCAGTGGTATCTGGACAACAAGGAGTGGTGGGAGACGATCATTTCCGGAGAGTATCAGAACTACTATGAGAAAATGTATGGAAACCGGAAGGAGATGGAATAA
- the rfbD gene encoding dTDP-4-dehydrorhamnose reductase, whose translation MKVLVTGVAGQLGHDVMNELAGRGYEGIGSDIQEVYSGIQDGTAVTSMPYVQMDITDADCVKRVISEAAPDAVVHCAAWTAVDLAEEEEKKPIVQAVNVDGTRNIAKVCKELNCKMVYLSTDYVFDGQGETPWDPDCKDYKPLNVYGQTKLEGELAVSELLTKYFIVRIAWVFGKNGKNFIKTMLNVGKNHDTIKVVNDQIGTPTYTFDLAKLLVDMIETEKYGYYHATNEGGYISWYDFTKEIFRQAVEMGHEEYSEDKVKVLPVTTEEYGVSKAARPFNSRLDKSKLTDNGFHLLPTWQDALNRYLKEIDF comes from the coding sequence ATGAAGGTTCTTGTAACAGGTGTAGCAGGTCAGCTGGGCCACGATGTAATGAATGAGCTGGCGGGGCGCGGTTATGAGGGAATCGGATCAGATATCCAGGAAGTGTACAGCGGGATTCAGGACGGTACGGCCGTGACTTCTATGCCTTATGTGCAGATGGATATTACAGATGCAGACTGTGTAAAGCGCGTGATCTCGGAAGCTGCTCCGGATGCGGTCGTGCACTGCGCGGCGTGGACAGCAGTAGATCTTGCAGAAGAGGAAGAAAAGAAGCCGATCGTCCAGGCGGTAAATGTGGACGGCACAAGAAATATTGCCAAAGTCTGCAAAGAACTGAACTGCAAAATGGTTTATTTAAGCACGGACTATGTGTTTGACGGACAGGGAGAGACGCCTTGGGATCCTGACTGCAAAGATTACAAGCCTCTCAATGTTTATGGGCAGACAAAACTGGAAGGGGAGCTGGCTGTTTCAGAGCTTCTTACAAAATATTTCATTGTACGAATTGCATGGGTATTTGGGAAAAATGGAAAGAATTTCATCAAGACCATGTTAAATGTGGGAAAGAATCATGATACCATTAAGGTAGTCAATGACCAGATCGGCACGCCGACCTACACCTTTGACCTGGCAAAGCTTCTTGTTGACATGATCGAGACGGAAAAATATGGTTATTATCATGCTACAAACGAGGGCGGCTATATCAGCTGGTATGATTTTACCAAAGAAATCTTCCGCCAGGCTGTGGAAATGGGCCATGAAGAGTACAGTGAGGACAAGGTGAAAGTCCTTCCGGTCACAACAGAGGAATATGGTGTATCCAAAGCGGCAAGGCCGTTTAACAGCAGGCTGGATAAGAGCAAGCTGACAGACAATGGATTCCATCTGCTTCCTACATGGCAGGATGCGCTGAACAGATATTTGAAGGAAATCGACTTCTAA
- the rfbA gene encoding glucose-1-phosphate thymidylyltransferase RfbA — MKGIILAGGSGTRLYPLTMVTSKQLLPIYDKPMIYYPMSVLMNAGIRDILIISTPQDTPRFQELLGDGHQFGVELSYAVQPSPDGLAQAFIIGEEFVGDDTVAMVLGDNIFAGHGLKKRLRAAVENAQSGKGATVFGYYVDDPERFGIVEFNKEGKAVSIEEKPEHPKSNYCVTGLYFYDNKVVEYAKNLKPSARGELEITDLNRIYLEEGKLNVELLGQGFTWLDTGTHESLVDATNFVKTMETHQHRKIACLEEIAYLNGWISQEEVLKVYEVLKKNQYGQYLKDVLDGKYQDGLY; from the coding sequence ATGAAAGGTATTATTTTAGCAGGCGGTTCAGGCACACGGCTTTATCCATTGACAATGGTAACATCCAAACAGCTGTTGCCGATTTATGACAAACCGATGATCTATTATCCTATGTCGGTGCTTATGAATGCAGGAATCCGGGATATTCTCATTATTTCCACACCGCAGGATACCCCCAGGTTCCAGGAGCTTTTAGGGGACGGCCATCAGTTTGGCGTGGAGCTTTCTTATGCAGTACAGCCAAGTCCGGACGGACTGGCACAGGCCTTTATTATCGGAGAAGAATTTGTGGGAGATGATACAGTTGCCATGGTTCTCGGAGATAATATTTTTGCAGGACATGGCCTGAAAAAAAGACTTCGCGCAGCTGTGGAAAATGCCCAGTCCGGAAAAGGAGCTACTGTGTTTGGGTACTATGTAGATGATCCGGAGCGTTTCGGTATTGTGGAATTTAATAAAGAGGGGAAAGCGGTTTCTATTGAGGAAAAACCGGAACACCCAAAGAGCAACTACTGTGTCACAGGTCTTTATTTCTATGACAATAAAGTTGTGGAGTATGCGAAAAATCTGAAGCCAAGCGCCAGAGGAGAGCTGGAGATCACTGATCTGAACCGGATTTATCTGGAAGAAGGAAAGTTAAATGTAGAACTTCTGGGACAGGGATTTACCTGGCTGGATACAGGAACACATGAGAGTCTTGTAGATGCCACTAATTTTGTAAAAACAATGGAAACTCATCAGCACAGAAAGATTGCCTGCCTGGAAGAAATTGCCTACTTGAATGGATGGATCTCCCAGGAAGAAGTGCTTAAAGTTTATGAAGTGTTGAAAAAGAATCAGTATGGGCAGTATTTAAAAGATGTTCTGGATGGAAAATATCAGGACGGATTATACTAA